CTCACCGACTCCGGCGGCCTGCAAAAAGAGGCCTGGTTTATGGAAGTCCCCTGCGTGACCCTGCGGAAAGAAACCGAGTGGGTGGAAACGCTCGCGGGCGGCTGGAACGTCCTTGCCGAGCTCACCACCGAAGATATCCTGAAAAAAGCGACGACCGCCAAGCCGGACCCGGCGGCGCGCGCCCTGAAGCCGTTCGGCGACGGGCACGCATCCGAAAAGATCGCAGCGGAGCTCGCGCGGTTCACTGGAACAGAGGGATAGCGCCATGAACATCATTTTGGTCAATCATTATGCCGGAACCGGGCGCAGCATGGAGTTCCGCCCCTATTTCATGGCAAAGCGCTGGGTGCGGCAGGGGCACCGGGTCACGATCGTGCTCTCGTCCTACTCCCATCTGCGCGGCGACAACCCGGACTTAAAGGGCCGCCCGACCATGGAGCAGACCATCGACGGGATCCGCTATTTCTGGATTTCCGGGCCTGCATATGAGGGGAACGGCGTGGGCCGGATCAAGAACATGATGTCGTTCATCCGCGGGCTTTCCCGCTATGAAAGCGAGATCAACGCGCAAGGGAAGCCGGATGCGGTCATCGCCTCGTCCACCTACCCGCTCGAAATCTATCCGCTGCACCGGATGGCGAAGAGGCATGGGGCCATGCTGATCTACGAGGTGCACGACCTGTGGCCTTTGAGCCCCATGGAACTGGGCGGGATGTCGAAATACCACCCGTTCATTGTGGTGATGCAGGCGGCGGAAAATTACTGCTACAAGCACTGCGATTACGTCGTTTCCATCCTTCCGAACGCGAAGGAGCACATGGTGGAGCACGGCATGAAGCCGGAAAAATTCATCTGCATCCCGAACGGGATCGTCAAAGAGGACTGGGAAAACGCGGACCTGGATCATCCGGTCTACGGGGATAAGCTGAAGAAATACCGGGAAGAGGGCTTTTTCCTCGTTGGCTACACCGGCGCGCACGGCGTCGCGAACGCGCTGGACAGCTATGTCGAGGCCGGGGAGCTGCTGCGCGGCAAAAAGATCAAGCTGCTGATGGTGGGGCAGGGCCCGGAGCGTGACAGGCTGGTGCGGAAAATCTCGGATTTGGGGCTGTCGGATGTCGTCGAGGCGCTCCCGGCCGTCAAGCGCTCGGATATCCCGGGCCTGCTCGCGCAGATGGATGCGCTCTACGTGGGCCTTCAGCGCCAGCCGCTGTTCCGGTTCGGCGTCAGCCCGAACAAGCTGATGGACTATATGATGGCGGCAAAGCCCGTCATTTTCGCGATCGAGGCGGGAAACGACATGGTCGCGGATGCCGGATGCGGCGTTTCGATTCCGCCGGAGGACAGCAAGGCAATCGCCCGCGCGGCGGAGCAGCTTGCAGCATTGCCCGAAGAGGAACGGGAGGCCATGGGCCGGCGGGGAAGGGAATATATCCTGAAAAACCACGAATACGACGTGCTTTCCAGCCGTTTTCTCGATGTCTTCCGTCTGCCCCGCCAGGAATAGAAAACAATCATCCCAAACAGATGAATACAGCGAAAAAGGCGCGGGGATCGATGCGATCGATCTCCGCGTCTTTTTCGCTTGAAAATCCCGGATGAATTTTTTGAACTTTTCGCAGGAAAATACGGATCAGGAGCATCCGCATCCGCGTGCGGGAAGAATCCGGCCGCACGCGATCCGCGCCCCGGAATCCCCGGCCGGCTGACTGGTAAAATCGTCGGGATGCGCGTGGACGATCACGGTGCGGCCGATGACCTCCCGGATCGTGAACCGGTCGGTGAAGACCGCCAGAAAAGCGGAGCCGCGGTTTCCGAACAGCGGCGGCAGGTCGCCCGCGTGCGCCGGATGCGGGCAGCCCTTCGGATTGTAATGCCATCCGGCATCCGCAAAGGGGTCTTCGGAATTTCCGGTGCAGGAGCCGCCTTCGTGAATGTGGAACCCGAAGATGTTGGAAGGGCAGCTTCCTTCTCCCTGGGGCAGACCGCGCACCTGCGCCGTCAGCAGAACGCCGTCTGCCGCCCGGTAGAAATTCACCGTCCCCCTGATGCCGGGGTAAGCCGGGCTGCCTGCGATCACGGCCCGCGCCTGCGGCGGCCTTCTCAGAAGATCCTGAATCTGTTGCAGGGAAAGCAAGTGACCACCTCCTGCCCTATCTTATGTGGGCGGAAGAAAAATGTTTGAACTATTTTCGGCAGAAGGGAGACCGTATGGAAAATCCACGTCCCGGCGCAGAAAAGCTGACGGCCGAATACTGGTCAAAAAAGGGCTCCGCTATTCCCGGAAAGGGAAACGGAGCTCTTCTTTCGGCAATTAGATTCCATCTGGGCCGCCGGGGGATTCCGGAGGGGCATCGTCCTTCCGTTCTTCGCCGGTTTCTTCCGGCGAAGAACCGTCCGGTACCGGGATTTCGTTTCCGGATGTTCCGCCGCTTCCACCGGGTTCTTCCAAGGCTTCCCCGTTTCCTTCCGTTTTCTCCCGTGTGTCGGGCACGTACAGCGGCAGGGTGACCGAAGCCGAAAACAGGTCCGCGTCGACGCGGATCTCGAACGTGCCCCCGCATGCTTCCGTAAAGCTTTTCGCAATGGAAAGCCCCAGCCCGGAGCCCTCCGTCGTGCGGGATTCATCACCGCGCACAAAGCGCTCGGTGATGTCCGGGGCGTTGTCCAGCGCGTATTTCGAGGTGTTTTTCACCTGTGCCAGCGCTTTCCCGTCCTCCTGCTGAAGGGAGATGAAAACGCGGGAGCCTCCGAGCGAATACTGAAGGGCGTTCTTGATCAGGTTCTGAAAGACGCGGTACAGCCGGTTCCCATCCGCGTAAATGAAGACGGGGCCCTCGGGCAGAAGCGTCTTGACGGTCAGGCCCGAAGCGTCGATGTTTTCCTGCATATCGGCCATCGTCTGCTGCAGAAGCTTGTTCAGGTCGAGCTCCTCCATGCGCAGCTCCATGTTTCCGCTGCTGGCCTTCGAGATATCGAAAATATCCTGAACCATCCGTTTCAGGCGGTCGGCCTTCCGGGCCAGAATATCCACGTAATCGCGCACCTCTCCGGGCAGATTCTCCTCCCGCTGGAGCAGGTCGATGTAATTGATGATGGACGTGAGCGGGGTCTTGATGTCGTGGGAGACGTTCGTGATCAGGTCAACCTTCATGCGCTCGGATTTCACGCGCGCCTCCACGGCCCTGCTGATGCCGGATTCGATGCTGTCCAGGTCCGCCGCCGCCGCGGCGAGGTCGGATTCGCGCGCGAAGCGGAGCGGGGGGCCGCCCGTTCCCGCTTTCAGCGAAGCGATCCGGTCGAGCAGCAGGCCGAAATCCGAAACCGTCTCCTTTACGGCTCTGCCGTAAAAATACAGAAGCGCGATCATTGCGGCGGCCGGAAAACAGGCGGCAGGCGGCGCCCGGAAGGCGAACAGGAGGAGCAGGATGAACAGCAGGACCTCCATTGCGGCGAACTGCCAGAAACGCGCCAGGAACCGTTTCTGGAACGGCTTCTGATTCAGGTAGTCACGGTAGACCCGCCGGGCCGCGCCGAAAAAACTGTGGCGGTAGAACTGAGGGTTGAAGCGGATGTCGTTGACGATCAGCATCAGGTACCAGAACAGCAGGTAGAGCAGGATAAAAAATCCGATGGTCCCGCGCGACGCCGCCGTATAAAGAAAGAAGAAAATCACAAATATAACGGTGGCGATCCCTTTCGTCTCGACCCAGAGCCGCCCGGTCAGCCGCGCGACGGATTTTTCGAATTCCGCCTTCCTTTTGCGCAGGGCGATCGACACGACGAGCAAAATGACGCCGAGGGCCGCAGCGCAGATTCCCGCGTAAAAAGCGAGGCGCTTTTGCTCCACTTCCGCGACGACCCCGCTCAGGCCGCCCGCCGATGCGTTCAGAACGGCCGGCTTCTCCGCCGCGGCGATGAAAAGGCGGCATTTGTCCAGCCGGGGGTAGTTCTGCCAGATAGCGCTGTCCCGGTCGGCGAGCGGCTCCAGAAAGGACTCGTAGCCATCCCGGTCGATCTGGTCCACGGTGTCGTAGACGACCGTGCCGTCCCGCGTGATTTTCAGGTTTTCCCCATCGAAGCTCAGAAGGTAATTGTAGCCCTCCGGGGCAAGGCCCTCGGCAAGCTTCCGGTTTTTCCCGTCGTCGTTGATGTTCGAGACCACTCGGTCGCCCTTGCTGTTTTTTCCGTACACGATCAGGTTCGCCGCGTCGCCCCTCAGGCCCGGGTACTGGCTGCTGAACTCATCCGTGTTTTCGGAAAGATAGGAAAGGGCGGAAAAGGTCAGATTGCTGACATACCCCTGAAACTCCCTCGTCTTCTGCACATCGTTTTCCGCAAGGCTTTTCACGGTGCGCCGGGTCCCGTCCAGGTCCGTGACGGCATAGAACAGCGCGCCGCCCGCGGCCGTCAGAAGGATGCTGACCCCGAGAAAAAAGCACAGCCAGCTAAGAAAGCTTCCCTTTTTCCGGCTCTTCGATTTTATATCCAATTCCCCACACCACCTTCAAATATTCCGGCTCTTTTGGATTGATCTCGATTTTTTCCCGGATCCGGCGGATGTGGACCATCACGGTGTTCTCCGCGGAAAAGGCGGGCTCGTTCCACACGCGGCGGTAGATTTCCTCCGCGGGGAAGATCCTGCCCGGGTTGCGCATGAGCAGCTCCACGATTTTCGTTTCGGTCGCCGTCAGGCGCACCGGCTCGTTGTCCGCGGTGAGCACGTGGCTTTCCGTGTCGAAGGAAAGCCGGCCGATGGTGATCCGGTTCTGGCCCGTCGTGTTGATGTCGCCCAGCCTCGTGTAGCGGCGGAGCTGCGACTTGACCCTTGCCACCAGCTCCATGGGGTTGAACGGCTTTGTCACATAGTCGTCCGCGCCCATCGAAAGGCCCAGGATCTTGTCGCTGTCCTCCGATTTCGCAGAGAGCACGATGATCGGGATGTTGCGCTTCTCCCTGATTTTCAGAATGGCCGAAAGGCCGTTCTGCTTCGGCATCATCACGTCGATGACGATCAGCTGGATCTCGTTGTTCAGCGCGAGGTCGACCGCCTGAAGCCCGTCGTAGGCGCACAGCACGTCGAGCCCTTCCTTCTTCAGGTAGATCGCGATCGCCTTGACGATCTCGCGGTCGTCATCCACGACCAGAACACGCTGTTTTTCCATCTTGCCGCATCCTTTCCAAAAGCTCCACGGATATCATAAAGAAAAGTCCTGACAATTCAGCGGGGATTTTTCTTACAAAAATCTTAATTTTAAAATCTTAATTTCCATTTTTCAAATATTATACCACAATTCCCCGGCAGGCGCCAGAGCCGATGCAGGGCGGCTCCGGGCGCGGAAAACCAGCCAAAAGTTTCTCTTTTTTCAGGGGGCATCTGGTCATTTTACATCTTTTATCCTGCAAAAAATATGATATACTTGAAATCAAAAAGATGCGGATGAAATCAGCTTATCATTTTGGGGGAACGAATCAAATGCAGACGCCGGAAATTTCCATCATTCTTCCCGTGCGCAATATTGAAAACGAGATCACCGGGATCCTGCGTTCGCTCGTGCTTCAGACGGCGGGCATCGAAATCGAGGTGATCGCGGTGGATATGGGCTCCAGCGACCAGACGATTCTGCGGGCGCTTCAGTTCATCAAGGAGCAGAAGCTGCGCGGCTTTGTCATCCAGAACGGGAGCGGCAGCGCTTCCGCCGCCCTGAAT
This window of the Ruminococcaceae bacterium BL-6 genome carries:
- a CDS encoding Glycosyltransferase WbuB, which gives rise to MNIILVNHYAGTGRSMEFRPYFMAKRWVRQGHRVTIVLSSYSHLRGDNPDLKGRPTMEQTIDGIRYFWISGPAYEGNGVGRIKNMMSFIRGLSRYESEINAQGKPDAVIASSTYPLEIYPLHRMAKRHGAMLIYEVHDLWPLSPMELGGMSKYHPFIVVMQAAENYCYKHCDYVVSILPNAKEHMVEHGMKPEKFICIPNGIVKEDWENADLDHPVYGDKLKKYREEGFFLVGYTGAHGVANALDSYVEAGELLRGKKIKLLMVGQGPERDRLVRKISDLGLSDVVEALPAVKRSDIPGLLAQMDALYVGLQRQPLFRFGVSPNKLMDYMMAAKPVIFAIEAGNDMVADAGCGVSIPPEDSKAIARAAEQLAALPEEEREAMGRRGREYILKNHEYDVLSSRFLDVFRLPRQE
- a CDS encoding Superoxide dismutase [Cu-Zn] translates to MLSLQQIQDLLRRPPQARAVIAGSPAYPGIRGTVNFYRAADGVLLTAQVRGLPQGEGSCPSNIFGFHIHEGGSCTGNSEDPFADAGWHYNPKGCPHPAHAGDLPPLFGNRGSAFLAVFTDRFTIREVIGRTVIVHAHPDDFTSQPAGDSGARIACGRILPARGCGCS
- a CDS encoding Histidine kinase, which translates into the protein MDIKSKSRKKGSFLSWLCFFLGVSILLTAAGGALFYAVTDLDGTRRTVKSLAENDVQKTREFQGYVSNLTFSALSYLSENTDEFSSQYPGLRGDAANLIVYGKNSKGDRVVSNINDDGKNRKLAEGLAPEGYNYLLSFDGENLKITRDGTVVYDTVDQIDRDGYESFLEPLADRDSAIWQNYPRLDKCRLFIAAAEKPAVLNASAGGLSGVVAEVEQKRLAFYAGICAAALGVILLVVSIALRKRKAEFEKSVARLTGRLWVETKGIATVIFVIFFFLYTAASRGTIGFFILLYLLFWYLMLIVNDIRFNPQFYRHSFFGAARRVYRDYLNQKPFQKRFLARFWQFAAMEVLLFILLLLFAFRAPPAACFPAAAMIALLYFYGRAVKETVSDFGLLLDRIASLKAGTGGPPLRFARESDLAAAAADLDSIESGISRAVEARVKSERMKVDLITNVSHDIKTPLTSIINYIDLLQREENLPGEVRDYVDILARKADRLKRMVQDIFDISKASSGNMELRMEELDLNKLLQQTMADMQENIDASGLTVKTLLPEGPVFIYADGNRLYRVFQNLIKNALQYSLGGSRVFISLQQEDGKALAQVKNTSKYALDNAPDITERFVRGDESRTTEGSGLGLSIAKSFTEACGGTFEIRVDADLFSASVTLPLYVPDTREKTEGNGEALEEPGGSGGTSGNEIPVPDGSSPEETGEERKDDAPPESPGGPDGI
- the ycbL gene encoding Uncharacterized transcriptional regulatory protein YcbL; translation: MEKQRVLVVDDDREIVKAIAIYLKKEGLDVLCAYDGLQAVDLALNNEIQLIVIDVMMPKQNGLSAILKIREKRNIPIIVLSAKSEDSDKILGLSMGADDYVTKPFNPMELVARVKSQLRRYTRLGDINTTGQNRITIGRLSFDTESHVLTADNEPVRLTATETKIVELLMRNPGRIFPAEEIYRRVWNEPAFSAENTVMVHIRRIREKIEINPKEPEYLKVVWGIGYKIEEPEKGKLS